The Aeromicrobium tamlense nucleotide sequence GTCGCGGTCGTCGGCGTCCCCGATCCGGCGCTCGGGGAGCGCACCCGGGCCGTGGTGGTCCCGCGCGCCGGCGCCGAGGTGACGCTGTCGTCGCTGGTCGACTTCCTGAGGGAGCGGCACATCGCCAGCTACAAGCTCCCCGAGAGCCTGCTCGTGGTGGACGAGCTGCCGCGCAACCCGGTCGGGAAGGTCCTCAAGCGCTCGCTGAGGCACGTCGAGGCCTCCTGACCCACCCCTTCGCAGACCACGGCGCGCCGGCTTCCGGCGCGCCGTTCTGCTTTGTCTAGAGCAGTCTCGACGCATCAATGAGAAAAGACACTTCAAAACACAGAGTTTCTCTTGACCTGCCCCGTTTAAGGCCGTTATAAAGTGACGAGGGCCCCGGTATCGTGACTCGGGTCACAGGATATGCTCCTCCGGTCAGTCATTGAACTTCGCTAGCGAAAGGCTCCTGATGCTTCAGGTTTCGGACGTCGTTCTCCGCTTCGGCGGAGTGACCGCGCTCGACCGGGTGGGATTCGAGGTCGCGGACGGTGAGATCTGCGGACTCATCGGCCCGAACGGCGCGGGCAAGACCTCGCTGTTCAACTGCGTCACCCGCGTCTACCAGCCCGCCGAGGGCACGATCCGCTACGGCGACGTCGACGTGCTCGGTCTGCGCCGCCACCAGGTCATCCGCGCCGGTGTCGCGCGCACCTTCCAGAACCTCGCGCTGTGGCCCGAGATGACGGTCCTGCAGAACACGGTCGTCGGCGCCCACGGCGTGCAGACGCCCCACCTGCTGCCGTCGCTCGTCGGCTGGCCCGGGTCGCGCAAGGCGACCAAGCAGGTCGAGCGCGACGCCTGGGCCCTGCTCGAGCGCCTCGACCTCACCGAGGTCGCCCACCTGCCCGCCGCGGGCCTGCCCTTCGGCACCCTCAAGCGCGTCGAGCTGGCCCGCGCCCTCATCAGCCGCCCGTCGCTGCTGCTGCTCGACGAGCCCGCCGGCGGACTCACCCATTCGGAGGTCTCCGAGCTCGGTGACCTGATCCGTTCGCTGCGGGACGAGTTCGGCTTCAGCGTGCTGCTCGTCGAGCACCACATGGGCCTGGTCATGGGCGTGTGCGACCACGTCGTCGCGATGGACTTCGGCCGCACGATCGCCGACGGCCGTCCCGCCGAGGTGCAGCGGCACCCCGAGGTCGTCGCCGCCTACCTGGGGAGGTCCGCATGACCGCGCTGCTCGAGGCCACGGGCCTCACCGCCGGCTACGGCGGTGCCACCGTCCTGCGCGACGTCTCGGTGCACGTCGACGAGCACGAGGCCGTCGTCGTCCTGGGCGCGAACGGCGCCGGCAAGTCCACGCTGCTGAGCGTGCTGTCGGGCCAGCTGCCCTACCAGGGCTCGCTCAAGATCGACGGCCGCGAGGTCGCCAAGGCCCGCCCCGACACGATCCTGGCGCAGGGCGTCAGCCTCGTGCCGCAGGGACGCGGCACGCTGACCGCGATGTCCGTGCTGGACAACCTGCGCGTCGGCGCGGTCACCCGCAAGGACCGCATGGCCGTCGAGGACGACATCGAGCGCTGGTTCTCGGTGTTCCCGCGCCTGGCCGAGCGCAGCGATCAGGTGGCCGGCACCCTGTCGGGCGGCGAGCAGCAGATGCTCGCGATCGCCCGGGCGCTCATGAGCCGCCCCCGCCTGCTGATGTGCGACGAGGTCAGCCTCGGTCTCGCGCCGGTGATCGTGCAGGGCCTGTTCGACACGCTGCGCGACATCAACCGCGACTCGGGCACCGCCCTGCTGATGGTCGAGCAGAACGCCGAGCTGGCGATGGACATCGCCTCGCGGGTGTACCTGCTCGAGGTCGGCGAGGTCTCCGCCAGCGGGTCCGCGGAGGAGTTCCGCGCGGACGACAGCATCCGAGCCGCCTACCTGGGCTACTGAGGAGCACTCCATGGACATCCTGCTTTCCCGCGTCTTCGCGGGCGCCACGAGCGGCTCGGTCTACATCCTGATCGCGCTGTGCCTCGTCATCGTCTTCCGCAGCTCGTCGACGATCAACTTCGCCCAGGGCGAGTTCGCGCTGTTCACCGCCTACATCACGTGGTGGCTGACCGAGCGCGGCCTCAACCCGTGGGTCGCCATCATCCCGGCCATCCTCATCGGCTTCGCGATGGGCGCCCTCGCCGAGCGCTGGCTCATCAGGCCGGTGGCCAGACGCGACGAGACAGCCGTCCTGATCGTGGCCCTGGCGCTGTTCACCGGCCTGAACGGTCTTGACGGCTGGATCTGGGGATCGGACGACAAGGTCTTCCCGCGGATGCTGCCCAGCGGCGAGAACGACTTCGTCGAGATCGCCGGCGCCCGCCTCTACTACGACTCGATGGCGATCTGGGCCATCACGGCCGCCATCGTGTTCGGCCTCTACCTGTTCTTCACCTACACGAGCATGGGCCTGCAGATGCGGGCCGTGGCCACCAACCGGCAGTCGGCGGCGCTCTCGGGCGTCCGCGTCGGCCGGGTGCTGACCCTCTCGTGGGGCCTGTCGAGCGCGATCTCCGCCTTCGCCGGCGCCCTGCTCATCCCGATGGTCCCACCGGGCCAGCTGGGCCTCACCGGCATGTTCCACGTCCTGATCTTCGCGACGGCCGCCGCCCTGCTGGGCGGACTGGACAGCGTGAAGGGTGCCGTCGTGGGCGGTCTGGGGCTGGGCATCGGCCTGGCACTGGTGAACGGGTACGCGACGTTCCTGGGCGGCTCGATGTCGCTCACCGTCGCCCTCGTCGTGATCGTGGTCATCCTGCTGGTTCGCCCCACCGGACTGTTCGGGGCCCGACGTCTGGAGCGTGTGTGAGCACCCAAGCCAAGAAGCCCCGCGTCATCGAGCGCGGGACGCCCGTCCACCGCGCGCTCGTCGGCGCCGGGCTGGTCCTGCTGGTCGCCTCGACCCTGTGGCTCGGCGGCCTCGCGCCGTTCGAGATCGGCCAGGTCACCCGCGTCATGATCTTCGCGATCGCGATCGCCGGCCTGAACCTCGCGACCGGCTACGTCGGCCTGCTGTCGGTGGGTCACTCGGCCTTCTTCGGCATCGGCGCCTACACGACCGGCATCCTCATGGTGAAGGAGGGCTGGGAGGGCTGGGCGACCATCCCCGTGGCCTTCGCGATCAGCCTCGTCGTCGGCCTGCTGGTCGGCCTGCCGGCCCTGCGGATCCGCGGCCTGTACCTGGCGATGGTCACGCTGGCCTTCGCCGTCGCGTTCCCCGAGCTCGTGGCCCGCTTCTCCGGGCTGACCGGCGGCGCGAGCGGCATGACCATCCCGCGCACCGCGATGCGGCCGCCGGAGTGGACGGGACTCGGCCTGGGCGAGAAGTACGTCTGGCTCTTCTGGCTCTCCGTCGCGGTCATGGCCATCACCTTCTACGTGTGCTGGTGCCTGACGCGCAGCCGCTACGGCATGGCGATGTCGGCGGTGCGCCAGAACGAGATCGCCGCCTCGGCGTCCGGCGTCGACATCGCCGTCGTCAAGGTCGCGAGCTTCGGCCTCTCGGGCGCGATCACCGGTGCCGCCGGCTCGCTGTTCGCCCTCTACATGGGCAGCCTCTACGCCGAGGGCTCCTTCACCCTGATGGCGGGCATCACGCTGCTGATCGGCCTGGTCATCGGCGGTGAGCGGACCGTCCTCGGGCCGATCGCCGGCGGTCTCGCCGTGGTCTACGTGCCGTACTACACGGCCGACATCGGCAGCGGGCAGTCGTCGGCGGTGCTGTTCGCCCTCGTCCTGCTGTTCGTCATCTTCGTGGCCCCCGCCGGCATCGTCGGCTCGCTGGCCCAACTGATTCGACGCCGTGTCGTCGTCCGGGACCCGCGCCCGGTCGTCGCCACCGACGCGGCGTCCGCGGTGCCGGAAACGACCCCGCAGCCCGAGCACCAGCTCGACCGCACCTCCACCCCCATCGAAAGGTCCCGAACATGACCGCATCCACCACCATGCGCCGGCTCCGCCGGACGGCGGTGCTCCCGGCCGCGCTGCTGGCGAGCTTCACCCTCGTCGCCTGCGGCTCCTCCAGCGACGACGGCGACTCGAGCTCCTCGGGCGGCTTCGAGCTGAGCCTCGACGACTGCGAGGATCCCGACGCGGCGGCCAAGGAGATCACGGACACGATCAAGGTGGGCTACAGCGCCCCCCTGTCCGGCCCGATCGCCGGCGCGGCCGAGCTCGCCATCCAGGGCTACGACGCGCGCCTCAAGGCGGCCAACGACGCCGGCGGCATCGACGGCATGAAGATCGAGGTCAGCTACAAGGACGACGCCTTCGCGCCGGACAAGGCCAAGGCGAACGCCACCGAGTTCCTCCAGAAGGACAAGGTCGACCT carries:
- a CDS encoding ABC transporter ATP-binding protein is translated as MLQVSDVVLRFGGVTALDRVGFEVADGEICGLIGPNGAGKTSLFNCVTRVYQPAEGTIRYGDVDVLGLRRHQVIRAGVARTFQNLALWPEMTVLQNTVVGAHGVQTPHLLPSLVGWPGSRKATKQVERDAWALLERLDLTEVAHLPAAGLPFGTLKRVELARALISRPSLLLLDEPAGGLTHSEVSELGDLIRSLRDEFGFSVLLVEHHMGLVMGVCDHVVAMDFGRTIADGRPAEVQRHPEVVAAYLGRSA
- a CDS encoding ABC transporter ATP-binding protein, which produces MTALLEATGLTAGYGGATVLRDVSVHVDEHEAVVVLGANGAGKSTLLSVLSGQLPYQGSLKIDGREVAKARPDTILAQGVSLVPQGRGTLTAMSVLDNLRVGAVTRKDRMAVEDDIERWFSVFPRLAERSDQVAGTLSGGEQQMLAIARALMSRPRLLMCDEVSLGLAPVIVQGLFDTLRDINRDSGTALLMVEQNAELAMDIASRVYLLEVGEVSASGSAEEFRADDSIRAAYLGY
- a CDS encoding branched-chain amino acid ABC transporter permease, whose protein sequence is MDILLSRVFAGATSGSVYILIALCLVIVFRSSSTINFAQGEFALFTAYITWWLTERGLNPWVAIIPAILIGFAMGALAERWLIRPVARRDETAVLIVALALFTGLNGLDGWIWGSDDKVFPRMLPSGENDFVEIAGARLYYDSMAIWAITAAIVFGLYLFFTYTSMGLQMRAVATNRQSAALSGVRVGRVLTLSWGLSSAISAFAGALLIPMVPPGQLGLTGMFHVLIFATAAALLGGLDSVKGAVVGGLGLGIGLALVNGYATFLGGSMSLTVALVVIVVILLVRPTGLFGARRLERV
- a CDS encoding branched-chain amino acid ABC transporter permease, coding for MSTQAKKPRVIERGTPVHRALVGAGLVLLVASTLWLGGLAPFEIGQVTRVMIFAIAIAGLNLATGYVGLLSVGHSAFFGIGAYTTGILMVKEGWEGWATIPVAFAISLVVGLLVGLPALRIRGLYLAMVTLAFAVAFPELVARFSGLTGGASGMTIPRTAMRPPEWTGLGLGEKYVWLFWLSVAVMAITFYVCWCLTRSRYGMAMSAVRQNEIAASASGVDIAVVKVASFGLSGAITGAAGSLFALYMGSLYAEGSFTLMAGITLLIGLVIGGERTVLGPIAGGLAVVYVPYYTADIGSGQSSAVLFALVLLFVIFVAPAGIVGSLAQLIRRRVVVRDPRPVVATDAASAVPETTPQPEHQLDRTSTPIERSRT